The region GCTCAACATCCCGGAGAACACTTTCACCATCAACGCCGAAGATTCGCCGATACCCTCGATCACCCCGACCGTCAAACCGCTGACGCCCAGCACAGTGACCATGAACAACGGCAGCAGGCTGTGTATCATTTCGGAAGAGATGTCCATCAGCAGGCTGACAAAGCCCAGTATCCACACCCCTCTTGGCATACCGGTCAATACTTCATTATTGATCTTGTGCGTCATTCAGTTCGCGCTTGTTGATAAACCGATAAAAGAGATATGGTGCACCCCATATCCAAAGCAGAATCAAAGGCCACAAATGTCCGCTCATTACATCATAGTTCGCCAGCAGCGTCTCCCAGGAATGTCCGGCAACGTAATGAAAGAACAGGAATTCGAACGCCACCGTGAGCGCTAGCCAAAACAGCCCGACGAGCCATGCCTGTCGTGCAGAAGTGAATGGCCGGCGGCGCACATAAAGATAGATCACCACCCCCAGCAATATGATCCCGCCCGCGCAGGAAACCTGGTTCGCGAGCAATGCGGGTAGCAGCTTGCCGTAAGTGAGGTCGCGCAACGCACCATTGGCAATGGAGACCGACAACATGACGAGCCATACCAGGACAAAACGCATTGATCACGCCATCTTCGAAGGAAGCTTGATCGTGTCGCCAGCCACCATGAACACGCCCTTGCCCCGGTGATGAAGCGTACGCGGATTTTTCATGACGGGATCAATCCAGGCCTTAACCACTTCCAGCACGAAGAAATTGTACTTGTTCACCATCCTCGTATCGGCCACCTTGCATTCGAGGTTGGCAAAACACTCGGCGATCAGGGGTGCGGCGACCTGCGAAGCGGGCATCGCTGTCAGCTTGAACTTTTTGAACTTGTCCACCTTGCTGCCCGAACAGTTGCCTACGCCCACCACCTGCTTCGCCAGCTCCACCGACGGAATGCTGAGC is a window of Sideroxydans sp. CL21 DNA encoding:
- a CDS encoding flavin reductase family protein, which gives rise to MAKKTFPLSKVYGLLETGPVVMVTTSHKGKTNIMTQSWHTMMEFVPPLVGCVISGRNHSFDALVATRECVLSIPSVELAKQVVGVGNCSGSKVDKFKKFKLTAMPASQVAAPLIAECFANLECKVADTRMVNKYNFFVLEVVKAWIDPVMKNPRTLHHRGKGVFMVAGDTIKLPSKMA